The Humulus lupulus chromosome 4, drHumLupu1.1, whole genome shotgun sequence genome has a window encoding:
- the LOC133828773 gene encoding probable cytokinin riboside 5'-monophosphate phosphoribohydrolase LOGL10 isoform X1 has translation MEGGKVKSLANGDKKRRFTRICVYCGSRAGYKSAFSDAALELGKQLVERKIGLVYGGGSIGLMGLVSRTVFDGGCHVLGVIPTVLLPHEISGDTVGELKAVADMHQRKSEMEKHADAFIALPGLFNKKLPLSPLSLSHIYRYLYKVKKYNVLLGGYGTMEELLEMITWSQLGIHDKPVGLLNVDGYYNSLIALFDKGVDEGFIDHSARHILVIANTAEDLINKMEEYASVHDNVAPRQNWEGDQLLESTQSGDVQRS, from the exons ATGGAGGGAGGAAAAGTGAAATCCTTAGCAAACGGAGATAAGAAGAGAAGGTTCACAAGAATATGTGTCTACTGTGGAAGCAGAGCTGGATACAAATCTGCATTTAGTGATGCTGCTCTTGAGCTTGGTAAACAGCTG GTTGAAAGAAAGATAGGTTTGGTTTATGGTGGAGGGAGCATAGGCCTAATGGGATTGGTCTCTAGGACTGTGTTTGATGGAGGCTGCCATGTTCTTGG AGTGATTCCAACTGTTCTTTTGCCTCATGAG ATTTCAGGAGATACAGTTGGAGAATTGAAAGCAGTAGCTGACATGCACCAAAGGAAATCAGAAATGGAAAAACATGCAGATGCCTTCATTGCATTACCTGGTTTGTTCAACAAGAAACTCCCACTTTCACCATTGTCTCTCtcacatatatatagatatttatataaaGTGAAAAAGTACAATGTTTTATTAGGTGGTTATGGAACCATGGAAGAACTGTTGGAGATGATAACATGGTCTCAGCTTGGAATTCATGACAAACCA GTGGGATTGTTGAATGTGGATGGTTACTATAACAGCTTGATTGCCTTGTTTGATAAAGGAGTAGATGAAGGCTTCATAGACCATTCTGCTAGACATATTTTGGTAATAGCAAATACAGCTGAAGATCTCATCAACAAGATGgag GAGTATGCATCTGTACATGACAATGTTGCACCCAGACAAAACTGGGAAGGAGATCAATTATTAGAGTCTACACAAAGTGGAGATGTCCAAAGATCTTAG
- the LOC133828773 gene encoding probable cytokinin riboside 5'-monophosphate phosphoribohydrolase LOGL10 isoform X2, whose translation MEGGKVKSLANGDKKRRFTRICVYCGSRAGYKSAFSDAALELGKQLVERKIGLVYGGGSIGLMGLVSRTVFDGGCHVLGVIPTVLLPHEISGDTVGELKAVADMHQRKSEMEKHADAFIALPGGYGTMEELLEMITWSQLGIHDKPVGLLNVDGYYNSLIALFDKGVDEGFIDHSARHILVIANTAEDLINKMEEYASVHDNVAPRQNWEGDQLLESTQSGDVQRS comes from the exons ATGGAGGGAGGAAAAGTGAAATCCTTAGCAAACGGAGATAAGAAGAGAAGGTTCACAAGAATATGTGTCTACTGTGGAAGCAGAGCTGGATACAAATCTGCATTTAGTGATGCTGCTCTTGAGCTTGGTAAACAGCTG GTTGAAAGAAAGATAGGTTTGGTTTATGGTGGAGGGAGCATAGGCCTAATGGGATTGGTCTCTAGGACTGTGTTTGATGGAGGCTGCCATGTTCTTGG AGTGATTCCAACTGTTCTTTTGCCTCATGAG ATTTCAGGAGATACAGTTGGAGAATTGAAAGCAGTAGCTGACATGCACCAAAGGAAATCAGAAATGGAAAAACATGCAGATGCCTTCATTGCATTACCTG GTGGTTATGGAACCATGGAAGAACTGTTGGAGATGATAACATGGTCTCAGCTTGGAATTCATGACAAACCA GTGGGATTGTTGAATGTGGATGGTTACTATAACAGCTTGATTGCCTTGTTTGATAAAGGAGTAGATGAAGGCTTCATAGACCATTCTGCTAGACATATTTTGGTAATAGCAAATACAGCTGAAGATCTCATCAACAAGATGgag GAGTATGCATCTGTACATGACAATGTTGCACCCAGACAAAACTGGGAAGGAGATCAATTATTAGAGTCTACACAAAGTGGAGATGTCCAAAGATCTTAG
- the LOC133829650 gene encoding uncharacterized protein LOC133829650, giving the protein MESETTTGTDRDTNPWTSSTNWSIARGSLVKSITFDSSLSPIDGDGDGEDLYSCSNDPLVLKPSVPDSGPCEITICFAQKHEVQQIYVRSTARVYEIYYESNPQNGKEYLCTVRCGIAARDEEVLQAIDKEQVLSACSKGAHDDQFKENVRNGGSRSSEDEWVDVKVTDNSLPMITQDYYEATAQISDADPCISITIRLLSVQNKDSVYVDEVYVFADPVDSADLEKEVDKRENSTGNSLMTMLLPTLMQMSKTKGATRMEDKQTSEAQKKQNFGESGSEAAHSINTATTMQREGNSSVADYQRVEFQDVNRASVSTAQLQSPVQVSHSVSKAGLPPNDHVERALDQLSSRMGRIEDLFLRFEENLLKPIHSIEARLHRVEQHLEVLTNKQKDSELPTCSRFCAPNFSLVQSDSNSLNHSEIDYPRCEEVESNIKSVHSEVQTNSVNDFSDSVNATLFLPSLVVTAPEFSTCDDEESHVSETVDDSSVDKPRDRLTVDGALASALARFVSSISIQTEDHSPALSVKAPEFPSEEDIEVDKVDLPRGQSQIGTCETATINVVENNQSEKTAEEDDEQDRHNERVEEDEASGECVNKIVYRDMECIENGEISSETSNDIQDHSLQNQTDAISSDTKDEEDSSDAVTAVEIKKEKSDQDAFCSVKLTNKSDEQAYRDKECTECFHTTEDTENGEVGTDSNNSLIHDKIDNQDHSLQNPVDATVSETKEDERSEKDVLHDIVEFSHAASVVDFETSVLDVKFVSQTSCDRNCPLEALLSDLPKSKSEEIFVVESDVKPPSDEHSELISVEDDEPLGSATYSQIHVDFDYCSLPEPLSNDGETPLTSSICCSHETSSYSLI; this is encoded by the exons ATGGAATCGGAAACCACCACCGGCACCGACCGTGATACCAATCCATGGACTTCTTCCACCAACTGGTCCATTGCTCGCGGCTCTCTCGTAAAGTCAATCACTTTCGACTCATCTCTTTCTCCGATCGACGGAGATGGCGATGGCGAAGACCTCTATTCTTGTTCGAATGACCCCCTCGTTCTGAAACCTTCGGTACCAGATTCAGGGCCTTGTGAGATCACAA TTTGTTTTGCACAAAAGCATGAGGTCCAGCAGATTTATGTTAGGAGCACTGCTCGAGTGTATGAGATATATTATGAGTCAAACCCACAGAATGGCAAAGAATATCTTTGCACTGTTCGCTGTGGCATTGCTGCTAGAGATGAAGAAGTGCTTCAAGCAATTGATAAGGAGCAAGTGCTTTCTGCATGCTCAAAGGGAGCTCATGATGATCAATTCAAAGAAAATGTAAGAAATGGCGGTAGTCGAAGCAGTGAAGATGAATGGGTAGATGTTAAAGTCACAGATAATTCGTTGCCGATGATCACGCAG GATTATTATGAGGCTACAGCACAGATCAGCGATGCAGATCCGTGTATATCCATTACCATTCGTCTACTATCAGTTCAGAATAAGGACAGTGTTTATGTTGATGAGGTATATGTGTTTGCTGATCCTGTTGACTCGGCTGACTTGGAAAAGGAAGTGGATAAGAGGGAAAACTCCACTGGAAATTCTCTTATGACAATGCTATTACCTACCCTCATGCAAATGTCTAAAACAAAGGGGGCCACCAGAATGGAAGATAAACAAACTTCTGAGGCCCAGAAGAAACAGAATTTTGGGGAAAGTGGATCGGAAGCAGCTCATTCTATCAACACTGCTACTACAATGCAGAGGGAAGGAAATTCCAGTGTTGCTGATTATCAAAGAGTTGAGTTTCAGGACGTGAATAGGGCTAGTGTAAGTACTGCCCAATTACAGAGTCCTGTGCAAGTTTCTCACAGTGTAAGCAAGGCTGGCCTTCCTCCAAATGATCATGTTGAAAGGGCTTTGGACCAACTTTCTTCTCGGATGGGAAGAATAGAGGATTTATTCTTAAGGTTTGAAGAGAACTTGTTAAAGCCTATACATAGCATTGAGGCAAGGCTCCACAGGGTCGAGCAGCATCTTGAAGTACTCACCAATAAACAGAAGGATTCTGAACTTCCTACTTGCTCGAGATTTTGTGCTCCAAATTTTTCTTTAGTCCAGTCTGATTCCAATTCCTTGAATCATAGTGAAATTGATTATCCTCGTTGTGAGGAAGTAGAATCAAATATTAAGAGTGTTCATTCTGAAGTGCAAACCAACTCGGTTAATGATTTTTCTGACTCTGTTAATGCTACTCTGTTTCTTCCAAGTCTTGTAGTTACTGCTCCTGAGTTTTCAACATGCGATGATGAGGAAAGTCATGTATCAGAAACAGTAGATGATTCTTCTGTTGATAAACCAAGGGACAGATTGACGGTTGATGGTGCTTTAGCTTCTGCACTTGCTCGATTTGTATCTTCAATTTCAATCCAGACAGAAGATCATTCTCCAGCTCTTTCAGTCAAAGCTCCTGAGTTTCCAAGTGAAGAAGATATCGAAGTTGACAAAGTAGATTTACCAAGAGGTCAATCTCAAATAGGAACTTGTGAGACAGCAACCATAAATGTGGTTGAGAACAACCAATCTGAGAAAACAgctgaagaagatgatgaacaGGACCGGCATAATGAGAGAGTAGAGGAAGATGAAGCTTCTGGCGAATGTGTAAACAAAATTGTTTACCGCGACATGGAATGTATTGAAAATGGAGAAATCAGTTCTGAAACAAGCAATGATATTCAAGATCACTCCCTCCAAAATCAGACAGATGCTATTAGTTCTGATACAAAAGACGAAGAGGATAGCTCTGATGCAGTTACTGCTGTTGAAATAAAGAAAGAGAAATCTGACCAAGATGCTTTCTGCAGTGTCAAACTAACAAACAAGAGTGATGAACAAGCATATCGTGACAAGGAATGTACTGAATGTTTTCACACAACAGAGGATACAGAGAATGGAGAAGTTGGTACTGATTCGAACAACAGTCTGATCCATGATAAGATTGATAATCAAGATCACTCCCTCCAAAATCCTGTAGATGCAACTGTCTCTGAAAcaaaagaggatgagagatccgaAAAAGACGTTTTGCATGATATCGTTGAATTCTCACATGCTGCTTCTGTGGTGGATTTTGAAACTTCAGTCCTGGATGTGAAGTTTGTTTCGCAGACTAGTTGTGACCGAAACTGTCCCCTTGAAGCCCTTTTGTCCGACTTGCCAAAGTCTAAATCTGAAGAAATTTTTGTGGTGGAAAGTGATGTTAAGCCTCCAAGTGATGAGCACAGTGAGTTAATTTCAGTGGAGGATGATGAACCACTTGGTTCTGCCACTTACAGCCAAATACATGTGGATTTTGACTACTGTAGTCTACCAGAACCTTTAAGCAATGATGGTGAAACCCCTCTAACTTCTAGTATATGCTGCAGCCATGAAACTTCATCATACAGTCTCATTTGA